ACCTCTCCATGCTTGTAACGTAATCGTCGCCGGTAGAGCCGCTTGGAAGTAGGCGTCGTCGTATATTGGATTAGACTTACGTTTTGAGAGGTTATCTAAGCCGGCAAGTAGGGAATTTCATGCTACCCGGCGGTCGGAAGACCCGAGCGGAGATTTAGCAACGGTAAGGCTTATGCAGTCTGGGAAGCTTATATTTACAGCTTTTTGTGTGATCGTTACGGTTTCGTGTTTCGATAGTCGTATCGAACAGCGAGACGCGTGGCGCGGCCTCGCCGTCGAAAACGCCCAGCGCGAGGATTATAAAAAAGCTCTTGAGCGTGTGGATCGGGTCTTGGAGACCGACCCTGAAAACGCCCAAGCGTGGTTTTCTCGCGCAGGGATTTGTTTGTTTCTTGCGAAATATGACGAAGCGGTCGAGGCTTGTAACCGCGGCCTGGTTTTCGAACCTAATAACGAGGCGGCGCTTTGGATTAAAGCTGGAACCTTACACGTTCACTCGGGTGATTACGAGGGAGCTTTGGATACCTATAACCGGTTGGTCGAAGTGGATGGCAAAAACCCGGATTTGTGGCTTGCGCGCGGTCAAGTACTTCAAGCTTTGGGTAAACACCACGAGGCGCTCGCTAGTTTGGAAACGGCAATTGAGTTAAAACCGGATTACGTATTGGCGTGGGGGCTAAAGGGCGACGTAGTACAATTGGGTTTAGGGGAATACGAAGACGCCCTGGAATATTACGACTACGCCCTAAACCTCGACCCGGCGAACGAATACGTCTGGTGCTCCAAGGGTGTGGCGTGGGCAAATCTCGGCCGGGAAAACGAGGCGATAGAATGTTTCGACCGAGCGCTACGGATTAACCCGGAGTACGCCGAACCGTGGTCCGGCAAATGGGCGACCCTGGCCGAAGCCGGGAAATACGAGGAAGCAGTACAATGCTTTGACCACTTGTTAGCGTTAGAGCCCGGAAAGGCGGATACTTGGAAAACAAAAGGCGATCTCCTTTACGCCTACCTGGAGGATTATGAGGAGGCGGTACTGTGTTACGAAGAAGCTTTGGCGTTAAACCCCGACGACGCCCAAGCGTGGTACTTCAAAGGCGGGGCATTGGAAGAATTGGGCGATGAAGAGGATGCTATTTCGTGTTTCGACCGGGCCGTTGAACTGGACGCCTCGTGTACCGGAGCTTGGAGTGCGAAGGGTGAGGCTCTTATAAACCGGGGCGCTTACGAGGAGGCTGTGGCGTGTTTAGACCACGCGCTCGAGCTCGAGCCGGACGACACGGGGACGTTGCTCAACAAAGGGGCCGCGCTTATATATTTGGAACGTTACGAAGAAGCTTTGCCGGTTTTGGCTCAAGCAATAGCCGTCGACCCGGAATACGCGGACGCGTTTTTAAACGTCGGCGCCGCTCATTTTTTCCTGGGCCGGTACGAGGAGGCCGTGGCGTACGTCGACCGCGCCCTGGCTCTCTGCCCCGAAGATGTTGGGGGTTGGGTGAGTAAAGCCGAGGCGTTGAGGTTTCTCGACCGTTACGAGGAGGCGTCGGCGTGTTGCGATCGCGCCCTGAAGCTTGACCGGCGCGACGTCGCGGCCCTGGCGGCCAAAGGCCACCTCCTAGAGGATATCGGGCAATACGAAAAAG
This sequence is a window from bacterium. Protein-coding genes within it:
- a CDS encoding tetratricopeptide repeat protein, which produces MQSGKLIFTAFCVIVTVSCFDSRIEQRDAWRGLAVENAQREDYKKALERVDRVLETDPENAQAWFSRAGICLFLAKYDEAVEACNRGLVFEPNNEAALWIKAGTLHVHSGDYEGALDTYNRLVEVDGKNPDLWLARGQVLQALGKHHEALASLETAIELKPDYVLAWGLKGDVVQLGLGEYEDALEYYDYALNLDPANEYVWCSKGVAWANLGRENEAIECFDRALRINPEYAEPWSGKWATLAEAGKYEEAVQCFDHLLALEPGKADTWKTKGDLLYAYLEDYEEAVLCYEEALALNPDDAQAWYFKGGALEELGDEEDAISCFDRAVELDASCTGAWSAKGEALINRGAYEEAVACLDHALELEPDDTGTLLNKGAALIYLERYEEALPVLAQAIAVDPEYADAFLNVGAAHFFLGRYEEAVAYVDRALALCPEDVGGWVSKAEALRFLDRYEEASACCDRALKLDRRDVAALAAKGHLLEDIGQYEKAAACYDQALKLDPEDRGIWRDKAVVQYFRGKYDSAAAAANEAVALGGAPYDYLFLFIFKSAAGAGTTGVLEPALRADDHSWSYDAVRFFAGEINAEEMLAAAGTDDEKLCEAYCYLGLWHKFNGDAVASRGYFEAAVACGTKILFEYQIAAFELRR